In Piliocolobus tephrosceles isolate RC106 chromosome 18, ASM277652v3, whole genome shotgun sequence, the DNA window ATCAAGAGCCAACTTCTCCGTTCTTAGAAAGAATATTGGAAGAGTTAATGGGAGGCTGTGGGCGGCGAGGGGGCGGCTTCTCTGCGTGTCTCTGGGCTGGTATTGAAATGGCCGGTCTGCTTTCCTGGGAGGAGTGGGGACGGGGCAGAAGTGCAGATGGGCGCGTAAGTTCGCAGAAACCTGCAGGGGCTGCTGCCCAGCCAGAAAGAGAGAATTCCCTGGGTCTGGAAACAAGAGCTGGAGAATAAGCCAAGCCTGGGATTCCGTCGTTGGAATCGGTCCTTCCGCGGAGAGAGGAATCCCAGGGGGTTCACCAAGGGGGCTCGCTAGTGGCTGCAGGGACCTTGGAAGTGGGTGTTTGGTTTtactgcctgtgtgtgtgtgtgtgtggtgtcatTTCTCCCCTGTTAATCTTATTCGCCCTAAGGAGATTCCTGGGGTTTGTTCTTCGGGTGGAAAATAGATAAAACCTGTACCAAAGGGACTTAAATGGACTTTAAAAACATCTCGAGCATTGAAAAATAGAGGATAGcagggaaaaagggaaaggaaaagggttCCTTGGTGCTGCTCCAAGGAAATGCCTTGAGATGAAGGCGAGAAGGCAAGCATTCGTAGGTTTTTCTTTGCCTACGTCTTAGCCCCCTCCCCGCTGGTAAATGGGCGGGGTGGCGGTGACGCCTTCTGAGGGTCTCGGGTCCCGTCTTAGCGACGAGGACCTGCACAAGCGCGGCCCCCTCCCTCGTCGCAGGCCCGCGCGTCGCTCGGGAGCCTTCAGGGATGCGCTGCCCGCTGCGCCCAGGCGTTTCTCCCGACCTGTTGTGCCAGATCGGAAAGCGGGTTGGCTGTGCGCGGGACCAAGGGGGTGGCCTTCGGGGAGAGCCCCCGAGCCGCAGGCATCTGCTCCCAATCCCCCTTCTTCCCGGTGGCTCCACCTCCCGGTGTAAGGCTTTGGGTTCTGTGCCCTGACAGGTCCACGGGCGCCTTTCTTCTGAGAACGACCCTGGCCTTGACCGTCAGAGCGGGGGACAAAGGCCCGCGGAGGCTGCTGCGGGCCCCGCGCGTTCCTGCGCGCCCTTCCGCGCCGCTCGCGCCCCCGCCGGCCTCCGCCCCCGCGCGCCGCCTCCCACCAGCCCAGATGCAGGCGCCCGGCCAGGGGCTCCTCGGGCTGCGGCTGACGATGCCCTGGCACCGGGGGGCGCTGCGCGACCCGGGCGGCTGCGGATCCTGCCTGGGGGTGGCGctggccctgctgctgctgctgctgcccgcCTGCTGCCCCGTGCGGGCACAGAACGACACGGAGCCCATCGTGCTGGAGGGCAAGTGCCTGGTGGTGTGCGACTCCAGCCCGTCGGCGGACGGCGCCGTCACCTCCTCCCTGGGCATCTCCGTGCGCTCCGGCAGCGCCAAGGTGGCCTTCTCCGCCACGCGGAGCACCAACCACGAGCCGTCCGAGATGAGCAACCGCACCATGACCATCTATTTCGACCAGGTCAGCCGCCAGCCTGcccaccccgcccccagcccGGGGAGAGGGGCGGGGATCTGCGCGCGCGGGCTGGGGTTCAGGCTTCTTGGACATGGAGTGCCCAGGCTCTGTCCTCCCCCTCTGCCCTGCTACTCTCTTTCCTCCCGTTTTATAGAACGCACTCCTACTCTTTCCCTTTTCCAcattgtggctttttaaaaacttttaaatgatcagCCAACTTGGCACTTGGATGACTGAGAGTCCCTTAAGGCTGTCTAAGCTTTCTAAGAGTTCCGTAAACCTAaagatttgaaatatatttcccaAAAGGAAACATTGCACGTTTTACTTTTCACGGCGGTGTGGTTGATGGTCTTCAGTCACCCAGGTGGCCACCTGAAGGATTGAGTGCATTTAAATCTCTCCACTCTCAGGAGAGGAGTGTTCCCCAGTCTCTGCCAGCATTTGGAAAATACAGCCTATTGCTTATTTTGAGGAATGGATTGGGGGAGGgatgtttatctttaaaaaaaaaaaaaagaaaaaaacgtgaGGACTAGCAGGGATGGTTATATAAATACTAAACAAAATATTGTGATtatgtaagtaaaatatatagtaaataaaatatatactataagcAAATGCAATATATACAAATCTTTTAAAAGAGTAGCGACTTACCTCACCTTAAGCCACTTAACTTATGCCATTTGGTTCAATACACAGGTCTCAGAGATATGATCAGGCCTTTCGAAACCCTTCTCTGGATTATTGGTACCCAGGTGTAACCTTCTTTTTGTGTCCTGCTCGCctggtttctgttgtttttcagaaaaaaaaaaaattaaaagcattataGAGATTTTCAAGCTTTAGCTAATTAGCTAATTGCCTAATCATTTTACCAAAGTGTTTCCCACAGAATGGAGCGCCTAGCAGTCCCTGACAACCTACCAGGGCTTACTGTACGTGTTTAATTGACTTTCCTTTGGTCTGTTAGGCAACTCTTAAACTTAATAACCATAACCCTACAGACACACACTCTTGACTCTATTTAAGCCAGGGTATTTATTTCTTAATCATTGTTAAGCTTCACgtatttgaggttttttttttggggggggggcggACGGAGGCATGtgtctcttcattatttttttttttacaaaatgtaaaattatttattttgattatgtCCAAATGAGACAACAATGGAATAGGCATTTGGGAACTAATACTCTATTAGTATGGTTTCCTTTATatgctgttattgttattattattcacttACAGTGTCTTGCAAAGTTTTCATAGCATTTTTATATCCATCTTTGCATTTGTGTATCAGGAAAGATCTGTGATGTAGGGCAGGATAAGTAGTAGCAGGATTCTAATTTTATACATGAGCAAACTATGGCAGGGTGCGTTCAATGTTTCTCTGGCTCCCCAGTTAATGAGGAGCTGAGGTCTGCTTTTCAGGGTCTGGTTGGGTGTTCTTGCGTCTACAGCAGGGATAAATTCTAcctgaatttatcagtttccaGAATGTGAAATTGAGGTGAAGGAGTTGAGGTGAAAGAAAGCAGCAGCTCCGGAGGCTCAAATGGAGactgctttattcttttctaaagcTTTGTAAGGAAGACAGCGAGCATAGCCTTATAAGACTGAGAATAGGCATCCCGAGGTGCTTGTCTTAACAATGGAGCCCAGAGTGTCTGTCTCAGTCCTGCCCTTGAGTGGAGCTGAAGTGGTGCTCCCAGCTGAGTTGAAGAAGCTGAAACAGGCATATTTCACAAGTCATTTCGGCGATCGTCGTTGGCAGCATTTCACATTGCATTGGGAATTGCATGTTATTTATCTATAATGAGCGTGTAAGAAATAACAGCAAAGGTATTCCGGTTGAGGTTTATATTCTCATTAGATAACAAGATcttaagcccaggattttgaTGATGTTGCTGGCTGTTTATTTTAGAAGGCAGGCCATCTTATTCTAAAGGAGTTGTGCATTTATGGATGAGGAGGATGGAGACAGCATCCAGACAAAGTGGCCAGAGTCTGTGTTGAACATCTTGTTTTGGGTCATCATGGGGGTCCCGCCACTCTTGAAATTCTGCTTATGAAACACTCACCCCTGCCCTTTTATGTGAGGAAAGCCATCTGCAGGGTCATGAGCTCGTTCCAGGTGGCtaattttgtcattgttttgcaTGTTGTAGAGTTCACATTAGCTTGAGCTAAGGATGTCCAAGCTGCCGATTCTCTATTTATTCAAGCTCATTTACAGGCCACCATAGCTCAGGCAAGGGAGCAGCACATTGCTCAGGGAAAAGTAAGGAAAAGCAGGAGTAGCAAATGTTTTTCTGCAAAGGTCTTTCATTCAACACCCATCATCGACTACCTAGTGTGTGCATCCcgagtgtgccaggcactgggaaaCACTGGAGATCCACACCTCATAGAGCCCATTGTGTCTGGGAGCACATGAAGTTAGGTCCCAAGCCTGAACTTGCAGAAGTGATCTTTAATTGGCCTCTTGCTCCATAGCCCCTTCTCTACCCACTCAGaatcaaactcttttttttgtcAGACAAGGTATCATGTTGATGTACCCATAATCCCGCAGACCTCCCTGGACTCAATTTAGGATTTAACAAGCTTACAATCTTCGATCCCTTTCTCTCTGCCCTGCCCCCTTAACTCACAAAAGTCACAACCAGTttttgaatgcataaataaaatatgctttaaaaattttgattagTTACAATGTATTAAAATACCTTTGAGATTACTTCCTGCTCTAGGATCATTTTAACTTCAGCACTGCTTCCTTCCTGGGGAAGCCAGAACGTTGAGGATGCTGAATTTGTGTTCCCAGCCGCTGATGAAGGAGGCAGTGTTGCTGGTTATCCAAGGATGATGAAAACATACACCGAGGAGGGGCTTGCTATTGTGTGCTGTGTTCCCTCTTCTTTTTCAGGTATTAGTAAATATTGGCAATCACTTTGATCTTGCCTCCAGTATATTTGTAGCACCGAGAAAAGGGATTTATAGCTTCAGCTTCCACGTGGTCAAAGTGTACAACAGACA includes these proteins:
- the CBLN2 gene encoding cerebellin-2, which codes for MQAPGQGLLGLRLTMPWHRGALRDPGGCGSCLGVALALLLLLLPACCPVRAQNDTEPIVLEGKCLVVCDSSPSADGAVTSSLGISVRSGSAKVAFSATRSTNHEPSEMSNRTMTIYFDQVLVNIGNHFDLASSIFVAPRKGIYSFSFHVVKVYNRQTIQVSLMQNGYPVISAFAGDQDVTREAASNGVLLLMEREDKVHLKLERGNLMGGWKYSTFSGFLVFPL